TCACTCATCTTTAAATGTTGCCCAAGTGGAGTAGTAACTGCTTTGGACTCATCCATTCTGAACTTCCTCAAAGTCTTCAATATGTAATCCTTTTGCAATAACCACAACTTCCCTTTCTTTCTATTCCTTATAATATCCATGCCCAAGATTCTTCTGGCATCACCAAGCATCTTCATTTCAAATCTCTGCTGAAGATCTTTCTTTAAGCATATCATCTACATATAATAGTAGATAAGATGCTATTGTTCCTTGCTTTCTCCTAACGTACACACAACTGTCATGTGTGGATTTTTCATGatgctcggcccttagtctgcttctctATGCTTTCAATGATTCATTTGatttactttttttctttttcaataaaattctttatatatatatatatatattgttatatattacacaaccagaatctggccgaacaccgacggaatattccgtcggtaagcatcaaaattccgtcggtaaatggaGATACCGACGGATTATCGACGGATTTCACCCGTCGTTGAAACGCTCGTCGGTAAatgatttaccgacggattttttCTGTCCGTCGGTACCCACCGACGGACATCGCCGTCGGTAAGTCTCCGACGCTGGCGTTGGCCGAGGTAGGTGGCGcgtttaccgacggaaaattccgtcggtaaattaattattatttttaattattaattttcattttttttattatttttttatcaacctatcttcgtattctacaagtatttcgtatttctaatgtattttgaacttaattgcatatgatttggccaacttcccagtgggtcacccatcttactagtgctctgagtcaagcacgcttaaccttgaagtttatTTCGTGTGGTCGTCAGTAGAtaacacgcgtattattgatataagtAGCACCTATTATTTCATTTAAAccctatttcaatatacaatatcatttattcataaccttagaatatgtcgagatgatatctaagacttgtggtgccggcgaaagAATGATGGTAAATATATGATcgaatttaagataataaaaaaaattaatattatcgtttattaaaaagagaaaatattattgctaaaaataactattaattttaaaatattttcaataatttaaaaataataataatatagaaaattaattaaaaataattaaaaataaaaaaataaaaaataaaaaaataaaaataaaataataaaataataaaataataaaaaataatttaccgacggatgtcggtactaattttaaaaataaaaaaaacaaataaaaatacaaataataatatttattgaaattaccgacggaatattccaaCGGAGTTTAATCCGAAATTACCCAATTTTCCGACGGAGTTTAATCCGTCGGTAGAGATTCCGGCAGTATTCCGttggtaaaaaataaaaataattattaaaatcgaaattaccgaatttaccgacggatattGTCCGTCGGTAGCGATTCCGTCGGTAGTCCGTCGGTATTTTCATTAGAAATAGATGCCGGCTCCGGCGATGTTGCCGGATGACGGTCCGTCGGTATCTACCGACGGAAAATAGTCCGTCGGTGATATCTGTCGGTGTTCGccagttttcttgtagtgttatatataaaatttactAAAATTATTTAACTCTTAACAATTTATTGAACACACTCTCTActagtaatttaaaaaatttatattcgGTCCTTTTAGTTTTGTATATATGGAGAAATATTTAGTGGAGTTAAGATGTGTTATTGTGTGTAAAGTTTCAAATTTAGAGGTTGGAAGATGTTCAGTTTCAGTATCTGGACAAAAGACATTTTGTTTTTCCAATTATGTCAATTATGATTTTGGTAGCACGATGGAAGTGCTATGCGAAGCGACCTCAATTCCAATTGATCGGTTATTAATTAGTGGCGCCACTGGCATCACCAAAAAGGatgaaaatattaaatttgtatTTGCCTCTATTATCATTAATTAAACCACATTTCAATTGCCACTATTATCAAAACCACAACTAATTCTGCGATCCACAGAAATCAAGAATCCTTTCTCCGAGTGTTcctattcttttctttttataatcaAGGaattaaatattactattaaGGAAATAAAATAGGTAGAAGTTAAGAGTAAACAACTATAAATTCAGCCgctttcagtttcagtttcatcACATTATTCTTGAGCTAAGTAGCGCAAAATTACAAAAGATACATATAAATCAGTatcctagagagagagagagagagagagagagatttatcGAAGCAATGATAGAATTGGGAGACATATACAAAGTAATAGTGGCGATGGCGCCGCTGTATGTGGCGCTGGGGCTCGGCTACGCCTCCGTGAAGTGGTGGCGGATGTTCAAGCCCGACCAATGCGACGCCATCAACCGCTTCAACTGCTACTTCATCATCCCCTTCTTCACCTTCCAGTTCACTGCCGGCGTCGACCCCTACGCCATGAACTTCCGCTTCCTCGCCGGAGATGTCATCGCCAAAGCCATCGCCGCCGCAGCATTAGCTCTCTGGGCCAAATTCGACAAAAAGAGCGACTTTTCTTGGGTCATAACTTCATTCTCCCTCTCCAGCTTCAACAATACGCTCGTCGTCGGAGTGCCCTTGCTGAAGGCCATGTACGGCGCCGCCGGCGAGGATCTGGTGGTGCAGTCGTCGGTCATGCAGTCTCTTCTTTGGTTCCCGATTCTCTTGTTCATGCTCGAATTCCGGCATGCCAGCTGCTCCCACGATGTTATTGACGACGAAAAACCGCAGCAGCTGTCTATAGACGCAgataattcaaattcaaattcaaacagTATGATAGTCGTGGTTGTCGATGGTGCTGCTGAGGGCGGAGCTGCGGCGCCGCCGCTGAGTATGAGGTCCACACTCAAGAAAGTTGGCGCCAAGCTTGGAAAAAATCCGAATTGTTATGCTTGTGCGCTTGGCGTCATTTGGGCTCTCGTGGCAAAAAGGTAATTAAATCAATAATGttagaaaacaaaaaatatactaatactcgtcttttatatataaataaaattcatgtaGTGAAGTTTTGTAATTTTAGGTGGGATTTTGAAATGCCAAGCATAATGGAAGGATCGATTTTGATAATGGCTAAGGCAGGGAGTGGGGTGGCCATGTTCAGCATGGGTAAGTGGTGAAATGAGATTTGATTGTGAATATTGTTAATATTAGAGATTGAGACATTATACTATATGTTTGATACATATGGATGCAGGGTTGTTCATGGCGCTGCAAGAGAAGGTAATAGCTTGTGGTGTGCGGCTTACCATATACAGTATGGTTTTGAGGTTTATGGGTGGCCCACTTGCTACTTCCGTCGGCTCTCTTGCTTTAGGCCTTCGTTCCAATACGCTTCGTATTGCTATTGTGCAGGTAATTAATTTCGACTCattcaataaattaattctaaaaTCAAAATTCCACCcatcaataaaaattaaatatatcaacCAAATCAAAATACtagaatataattaattctattattaattaatattccaTTCGTCCCCAAAATGAGCATTTATATCTTCTTTTTAATTTGTCTTTGAAATcagtattcatttttttttggtaagtaTACTCCTCACGACTCacttacaataaaataaaattattatttcacTACACACTCGATcacttttttaaaatttgtaaatcTTAAATGAGTATCTATTTCAAAGACGGAAGGAATACATACtactaatgaaaaataaaaaatcgaaaGGGAGCCCATGTAGCTCCACATCTACCTAAACAAGAagaataatttgttttttttggtAATTCAGGCAGCTCTACCACAAGCTATCGCCTCTTTCGTGTTTGCAAAAGAGTATGGCTTGCATGCTAACGTACTCAGCACTGCGTAAGCCCATTTTTGCCTATCATAATGATTTGTGCATGCAACTTTCGTAACCTAATTTCGATGTTTCTTAAATATTTCAGGGTCATTTTTGGCACAATCGCATCTCTTCCACTATTGATAATGTACTACGCCATATTAGATATGCTGCGTTGATAATTCCACATCAAGTTGAAGATTAATTATGATCGAACAAGCTAAAATCAACTTAATTACTTTGTTATAATCAATTTAGATTGATTGAATGTAAAGTATGTAATCCATTTGTCTCTAGTGATTATACTACTATATAGAAAAACAATCTATTATTACATTAGTTTTAATTAGCACAATATAATTAACAAATGCCGTCGTATTCTATCAAGGTATTTGGAattagaataaattaataaatttttgttgTTGAACTTAATTTACTATAGTCGCCTTTATATAACATCTACTAAGGAAACTCGACACATTCCTTTCAAATATAGGAAGTTCATTAATTATATGCGTGTCACTGAAAAGGCTATAGCTAAAAATATAAGCCTAcactataaattttaaaaagtacTAATAATACTAGGAAAAACAAGTTTCCAAAGACTCTTTTACTTAAGggatttttgtaaataaaattacgaacaattttgaatttgcaattttaacgtgattttTAAAGTGTGGCtaattaaatcaccaccttttcaatttttgcaatttagtccccccaatttttttcggTGGTCGGAGTGATGAGatggagcttatgtggattaaTTTGCCACGTAATTAATTGTTGAGTAAGATTAAATTGCTGACTAAgattataacaaaataaaaatataattcttttttatttcacTTATTTCCCGTCAAATTAAAAACCACTTCATTTCTCCCAATTTGCCGTCAAACACCAAACACCCATTTGTCTCCGATTTTCGTGATCAGCTTTCCCCCTTGTTCAACAACTTCTCTCTCAATTTTGTAAGTAATAACAACCTAAGTTGTTACTAGTCTGGTGATTTTTCAGATGAGGAAGCCCTGCCATCTTGTATCATTCTTTGCTGCAATTTTACCTTTTCTTTAATTTGGGCAGATCTGTTTATCCTGAAATTTGTAATTGCTAAACGCAAGTTTTGCTGTTATCAGTGGTAATTGTTTGTCTATTATTAGTCTGTGTGCGTATATGTCTCATTAGCTGATATTTTCTCCCATGCCAGTATGGGAGAGCAAAAGCAGTTTGTAACAAGTTGAAGAAAGATATGCAAATAGTGTTcaatatgttgccaaaaagacATGTGGCAGCTTCTCCTataaatttcacaaaaaaaaaaaaaaaaaaaaaactcaataaaTTTCTCCATACTCTTCTCTAATGAAAGATTCACACCCAAACATAATTGGGAGACAAATGGGTGTTTGTGGTATTTGACGGCAAATTGGAATAGGTGAAAATGGGAGACAAATAGGTTTTTGATGTTTGACGGCAAATTGGGAAAATGGGATATGAAATGGTTTTTAATTTCGACggaaaataagtaaaataaaaaagaattatgtttttattttgttataatcTTAGTTAACAATTTAGTCTTACTCAACAACTAATTACGTGACAAAttaatccacataagctccatCTCATCACTCCGGCCGCCGGAAAAAATTAGGAGAActaaattgcaaaaattaaaaaatggtgatttaatttgccacgctttaaaagtcacgttaaattgcaaattcaaaattattcgtaattttatttgcaaaaacccaTTTACTTAAAgtggaaaaagaaaatctaCAACACTATATATGAATAGAAAGGATATTTATAGAGTAGTACTGAAGAAAGAGAAaacaatattttgaaaatatcaaGCACAGAATTCTGATTTCTGAGTTAAATCCAAAAATCATGTTGATGCTTGCTCCTGTTGCGTCAGTTCCAGGAACGAATACATGATTTACCATTTGGAAAAATGACTAATTAGATCAAAAAGTTTTAGGTTATCAGCGTCTAAGTATACTAATTTTGAGGATAGTTTAGTTTTGCATATGAAATTTGAAaggtataaaaaaaatacatgaactttaatattatagcaattttatcacaaattcaatttCTAGGATATTCGAGCTCTATAAAACCCTACGATTTACAGttttagagatgtcttatacgatatcttttagagATGTTCTATAcgatgtcattttttaaaatgtttgatGAGTACACGTCAATATTTTGACTTGCAAAATCAGCTTGAATTTGaacaaaaattgaatttatgacaaaattgctacaacattaaagttcatatattttttttgcatcttttaaagttcatgtgcaaaactaAACTACTCCCAAAATTAGTGTATTTAGGCGCTAATTAGTAACCCAAAGTTTTAAGGTCCATTTCGGTTTACAAATATATACTAGTTCATTGATATAATTTCTAATAGTTATACGATTTTATCTAAATATACCCATGTAATTAGTAATaataaatttcttaatttaatGCATCTccgtaaaatttatttttatatcattatatataaaaactATATGAATATCATACACGCGTACTTAAACTATTATTCCTTTAGAAATTATGTTTTGGACCCCTCAAAACAAAAATGGTGATTTGGAAAAAcaattaagttaattaaataaaaatggaaTGACTCAGACAATTTCAATCATTCTATATTTCTATTCCACCTATAGTTATTAACTGGGTTGGGCACAAAAGGCATGATCTAATGGCTTCACAAGCTATACATACATGAATTACCGTAGCATGTGCTTGGGCTCAATTGGTCTGCTCTGTTTCAAGCTCAGCCCATCACATCACATGTGTTTGGGCTGAATTACCATAATTTTAAAATCCGAACCAAACGGAAACAAATTGAAATTATCttaattgttttgtttttattattatctaagattttattttaactaataatttaatttttcaagaACTTGCAACAAAAAATGTATAGAATTTGGAATTTAGAAAATAAgactttaaattaaattaattatttaaagggGTTATCaccaaaaaaatacattaactttgAAAAAATTTGGAAGATCAATATCAAATGGCAACTCATTCCCATGGCTCGTGGATATTTTACTATCAAGTTTGCTAATATGGAAGATAAGAAAATCGCTAAACAGAAACATGTTCTCGAACTCGCTAGAGGCGATCTCCGTTTACGTGAATGGACGAAGAGATTCGATCAATATAAGGAGTCATCTCCTCTAGCTTCTGTCTGGGTTCGCATTTTTTATTTGCCTATTGAATTCTGTCACCCTGAAATCATTGTTGGTGTAGGAAGATATCTAGGGCTTCCTCTCTGTGTTGATAATGCTTCGGCTTCGGGCGCATTGGGGCATTTCGCACGTATTCTGGTTGAAATCGATCTCTCGTCTCCTCTTTCGAATTCTCTGCTTATTAATGACGATACTAGTCCTTTTTATCGTTTGTCAACATTGCTCTCGCTGGATCAGAAAACAcaataattttctcaaaaaattaGTTTCTGATGTGGAGGTTCAGTTTACACtacaaccacagagcatactaagaaatttcaaaagaaaaattgcCGACTGTTTGCGCACAAAGCACTATTCGCAAATTTATTATTGACAAGATTCattattcacgtgaatagtaccGGTGCAAGAAAAAAttacgtggctctgataccagttgttgggaaTTAGACGCAACTAGTTCCACCTTGGATCTAGTGTAACGCAATATTTTAGATATCGACCAATatgaaatgataaaaaaaataacaccgatatttttaatgTGGTTAAGCCAAATTGTCTACGTCCACGTACCCACGCCAATATATttgagaatctcaaaaggagcaTACAACAAAATatcacactgtattttgtatttgCCTATGCAGAGGCTATCTCttaactcacttttatcactcatGTATAACTTCAATACTAAAGTTTTTCctcacaagatttttttttctctctctctctaacataaagaaacatttctattttgttgGTGTTGGTGTACATGAAGCTGCTGTGAAGccctcaatttataggcaaagaTCGAATATTGTTAGAGCTGCAGTGATTGAACATAATGCAGCAAAAGCATAATGAAATGTTGCAGCATTAAATGTTTGCTAGGATCTATACACTAGCCTTTTTTACTAACATTGTATTGAAGAGATAAAAGGCATAAACTCTTCATGCAAGCCCTGAATAAGATAACGATGCAACCGAACTTCTTCTACAGCCCCTTCCGCATCCAATTCTGAAATTTCAGAACACAAACTCTTCACTTTCAAAAAATAATCTGAAATCGAAAGTTTACCTTGGATCGCCCCGGCAAGTTCGTTCTCCAAAAATTGGAGTCTCATTGAACAACCTTTCAAGTGTCTCCTACACTTCCTTATTGACGTTTGCAAGCAAATAAAGCTTTGCCACACTTGATCTTCCACTTCCTCTGTGCTTCAATAATTGTCATTGTATCTTCTGCAATTTCGTCATAACCAGAGATAAGATCCCACAAATCCTGCCCTTATGGATAAGCTATCATACATAGCCTCTAGTAACTATAACTGTCACCGACGAGCTTGTCAACAGAGGCACTGCTTCcacctttttatttttgttgtagAGTAATTAAATCAAACACCTGATAGGAAAACTAGGCTCTTGATACGATGTAACAAATATAGGAAGCAAACCATGGAAGTAAATGAGAAGCAATATGCGAAAAAAAGACTGCAATTCTTATTGGTACTCAAAGATGAAAGATGATCTAACTTAGCATactaaaagataaataaataccCTAAGAAAATCCTAAAATATCTCCACCAACAACCAGTGGCGGGgccaggaattaatttgggagggggctgaactTACACgggggagatttttttttttttgacataatgtatatttaaggcattattttattaaaagacaagcataatagtaataataaagaacaacattttcatagattatataatttatatatataacaaattagtttcaatgcattacaaatttttttgggacattctgtatttttaaagcattttttattaaaaggcgagcataatagtaattataaagaacaacattttcatataccaaattaatttcaatacattacaaactttttttttgtcattttgtacattttaggcatttttttattaatagacaagcataataacaataataacgaacaatattttcataaattatatattttcaataaattacaagctagaatcaataataataaaagacaagcatagtaataaaagcaaacaaatttttttttgggcattccatccattttaggcattttctattaaaagacaagcataatagtgataataatgtataatatttttatagattatatagttttaaataggagttattgccataaaatacatatactttgtcaattttctggtttatatcatgactttataatttggccagaaaatacatcaattttcaatttaattgcaattataacatgactttatagtctggccagaaaatacatcaaatttcaatttattctcaattataacatgaccttatttagattatttttcatcatagatgtattaatatttaatttattgtatttatattaatttttatgtataaaatatttttaattgattgattaatttttataaaaattaagttagatgattaattatttcataatatatatatatatatatatatatatataaatttgattttaatattctattaatatattatatatataataagtatttatttatttaaattgtgaaattataaaatattaggaccaattaaaaaaattacgtacatatataatagaaactatgttaaaaagtaaataatattatatattatttacatatagatgtatatttatcaaatatatatgtatttatatatagtatattgtgagatgaaaagaaaattaaaaatatttaatgtattaaacttgatattattatactaaattaattacaaggtcatgttataattgagaataaattgaaacttggtgtattttttggccaaactataaagtcatgttataattgctattaaattgaaaattgatgtattttctggccaaattataaggtcatgatataaaccagaaaattgacaaagtatatgtattttctggcaataaccccttttaaataacacaattatccttaaattaattataaatggaagaatataacaagctaatcaacttttgtaaaacaaatttcttttataatataaacatatatctatatatatatatatatatatagggtgcggttatagtgagaaccaaaattatcgtgagaacataagaaccaataaaattactgcatctgctatacaaattaatgcatccgctattaaatttaatgcattcgaaaaaaataatttttttgctcccttcaggattcgaacccagcacctgcatccatccaccaagatgatgcatccaccgtagatcttgatgatcgaatggcttaaaatggttctccgttcttattttattagtggttcttatttgaacctctccctatatatatatatatatatatatatatatatactataaaaaactcaaaatttgggagggggcagCCCCCTCcctagccccccccccccccccccccccccggctACGCCCCAACAACAGATACGGTTTGAGCTAATTCTCCTAAATAAAAGACCACTAACTTATTAATAAAACAAACTCCTAAATAAGTGGAAAGCAAACAAATAAACAACTTGGACTAATTCAACTAATAGTAAGTTTGACTATGTTCAAGCACTTGGAGATTGGATTTCGTACGGCTACAGAAGCCGCTGCAAACAAGCTTGAGATGAAGATTGAGAGAGAATGGATGTGGCAGTGGTTGGCGGTTAAGTTTGCCATTGGGATTTTTTTTTGCCGGATTTTGAGAAGGAGAGTCAGACGGCCAGACTTGTTGGAGAAGTAATCACCAAAATCTTAAGAAGAAAGATAAGAATAAGAAGAGTTTTTACTTTACTTTCTTTTATTCGTAGGTTGGGCTTTTGTTTTATGGGCTCAATATTGAGCTCATCCGTAATAGATATATAAGACTACTTCACCAAATATATGCCACTCACTTTAACCAATACTAAAATTTTCTTAATCTCGAAAATCCCCTCTTTCAGGATATAGACATATTTTTGTCACTAAAAATACAAAACACATTTTTATAGGAATTCAAACTTAACCGTCACAATTCAAAAAACTATTGTATAATTGCAGCTATTGCTACATTCTCTTAATGGGAAAAACAATATCAATGAATATGGTGGaaacaattaattaaactaGGCATAAACATTGGGGTTTTGGAGGAGATAGGCCTCAACAACTTTGTATATGGCCATGGCACTCTCTTTGCCAGCCTTCACCTCTTCCTCCTTCACCTCGTACCCTCCGAACGTATGATACTCGCTTGTCATCTTGCAAACACAACCGTCATCGGACTTCTCAAACTTAATTTCATACGCGATCGATTCAATCTTGTCAGCCAATGCATCGCCCTCCACCATCGTGTACTTGCACACAAAGTTTTCCTTGTCTAGTTCATCTATGCGATTCTTCATGTACTTAAAGTGACTACCTGCATTGCATGAGTAAACAATTATATTTAGGGTTGTGCTAAGTGGAAGAAAAAATCCCTTGGTAACAACTTCGGATGTGTGCCTGGCATTTTCCCTCAACTTTTCAATGGAATGTTCAttgattaaataaaatctaGCCAACAACTCAAAAATTCTATATGAATTAATTAGACGCATCATAAGggattcaatatatatatgaggACTTTTGGCAGCTCAAAGCGTCCTGAACGAACTATATATAATTCTCAAGAtaagaaaaattcaaaatattcaaATTCTTATCAATAATGAATGGCAAATTAATTGAACAAGGTAGACAGGAGTGAGGGCGTATCAAATGCTTACTCTCGGTAAAGTTTACTTGCTCGATGCTTCCAACTCCTCCATCTCCTTGCAATAAGTCGACACTCTTAATGAACTGAGGTAGGAGTTTTGGCATTAGGGTGTTGGATTCTAAGATCAAAGCCCTAAATGCACGTGTCGGGGCCACGGGGCTAGCGAAttcttgagttatttttgtgaCACCCATGATACAAGATTCTGGATAATATgagatttttttgttttttatttttgttgagagagagaataaTATGAGGTATGATATTGAAAAAAAGTTGAATAATGATATGGAAATAAATTGTATATTTATAGGGGTTCTGAAGGTTTGGTATCAATGCacttcatcaaaattattgaacACGAGTTATAGAAAGACCTACGTTCAAAGTCGGCGGATTGAAAATTCTTAGTTTTCGCACCTAtcaatatttcaaaaaaaaaaaaaaaaagaatttcaaTTGTGATACTTATGTTGACAACTACTTTTTTAATTATACGTGGAATTGGGGAGACCACTTATGTTGACAACTAATTTGAAcattcttcttttattttattttcgaaatttgaatgatttagattttttttttttttttgagtgagAATGATTTAGATATTTAAACCCATGTGAACCTCAAATCAAAAGAGGAAACTGAACCACTTGAAAGTCGGGATTATCATGGAGTTTTTCTTGGCCAAGGGTTCTTGAAGAAAGCTAGCTATTTAATTTCTTAACTAGTTGGTAACCCGTCGAAAATCGACGGGaataaatgaatatatataaatatttgtaattattcaatacattttttatttgataatttttttttccactaaaataaagcattaaataaatttgttttaaagtaaaagatgttaactaaatatatttttactaatatttagtCAAACAATTCTCTCAACTCAGAAGGTAATTGTAAGAAACTAATTTTAGACACTTCCACCAATCCAATCTGATTATgatgattttaaaaattttcGATGCTTAAAGGTCAACTTCTGTCTCCCCctccaaaaaagaagaagaagaagcaaattCCGAAGTCCCAAGCCGAAACATGATAGAGTAAAAGATGAAATATATCCATTCTCATATAACACGTTATTATAAtgcgattatatataaaagaaaagaaaaacctaagaaatccttgaaagcacaaaagaagcaga
The genomic region above belongs to Salvia miltiorrhiza cultivar Shanhuang (shh) chromosome 5, IMPLAD_Smil_shh, whole genome shotgun sequence and contains:
- the LOC131024199 gene encoding auxin efflux carrier component 5-like; amino-acid sequence: MIELGDIYKVIVAMAPLYVALGLGYASVKWWRMFKPDQCDAINRFNCYFIIPFFTFQFTAGVDPYAMNFRFLAGDVIAKAIAAAALALWAKFDKKSDFSWVITSFSLSSFNNTLVVGVPLLKAMYGAAGEDLVVQSSVMQSLLWFPILLFMLEFRHASCSHDVIDDEKPQQLSIDADNSNSNSNSMIVVVVDGAAEGGAAAPPLSMRSTLKKVGAKLGKNPNCYACALGVIWALVAKRWDFEMPSIMEGSILIMAKAGSGVAMFSMGLFMALQEKVIACGVRLTIYSMVLRFMGGPLATSVGSLALGLRSNTLRIAIVQAALPQAIASFVFAKEYGLHANVLSTAVIFGTIASLPLLIMYYAILDMLR
- the LOC131024200 gene encoding major strawberry allergen Fra a 1-2-like, with the translated sequence MGVTKITQEFASPVAPTRAFRALILESNTLMPKLLPQFIKSVDLLQGDGGVGSIEQVNFTESSHFKYMKNRIDELDKENFVCKYTMVEGDALADKIESIAYEIKFEKSDDGCVCKMTSEYHTFGGYEVKEEEVKAGKESAMAIYKVVEAYLLQNPNVYA